In Bacteroidales bacterium, the following are encoded in one genomic region:
- the rimP gene encoding ribosome assembly cofactor RimP, translated as MIKEENISKLINGKLSGSDKFLVSVKVNPGNRIVVYIDSDTSVTIDDCAGLSRFIESQYDREAEDYELEVSSAGLSHPLILQRQYKKNIGRKVKTVLKNGTVRKGIIKNVSDNDFELLEENTVKEKNKKIIVENIVSIAFSDVKETKLIINL; from the coding sequence ATGATTAAAGAAGAAAATATATCAAAACTTATTAACGGTAAGCTTTCCGGAAGCGATAAATTTTTGGTTTCGGTTAAAGTAAACCCGGGTAACAGAATTGTTGTTTATATCGATTCCGATACATCTGTTACCATAGATGATTGCGCTGGACTTAGCCGCTTTATTGAATCGCAGTACGATAGGGAAGCAGAAGATTATGAACTGGAAGTTTCATCGGCAGGATTAAGTCACCCGTTGATTCTGCAAAGACAGTACAAAAAAAATATTGGACGTAAAGTAAAAACAGTATTAAAAAACGGAACAGTAAGAAAAGGTATTATTAAAAATGTTTCCGATAATGATTTTGAATTACTTGAAGAAAACACAGTGAAAGAAAAAAATAAAAAAATAATAGTTGAAAATATTGTTTCCATAGCATTTTCGGATGTGAAGGAAACCAAACTTATCATTAACTTATAA
- the infB gene encoding translation initiation factor IF-2, which translates to MVDAPQGLRLSKIAKEFNIGIQTILDFLKKKGFTVDANPNAKVNSEMYELLIKEFQSEKSAKEESKRLSGIAFAKKETITIDDAKPVVKPKDAEKEELLIKDSNVAGKKEIFKLEKEETEIKAPKVLGKIDKEKLEPKPKTKKKTEPEPEIEKKETVKSKSKKEEKIETKEEVVAEKEEIVPVEEKKKKIQKEEVPEEEKKEEKIVAPVEPDSKIKVIGKIDLDSMNTKTKPAKKTKKEKEAEKLAKKEEKKIKKPIQPLEEEIIPVEEVKEIAVVEIPEEEKIIPEEEKKESPVNFIPTEFRKLDGPTILGKMELPTIKEPIKKPIINSSEEIKNKKKKRKRIKKEFKVDPSRSGVNNNIEHPKHKEKKSHKKEHLKPVVSEDEIEKQIKETLARLSGTGKSKASKYRRHKRDMVNQQFQEEMERIEEEKKIIKVTEFVTANELASMLNVPVTQIISTCMNLGLFVSINQRMDAETLTIVADEFGYKVEFVSADVQDAIKEDKDDDDENRISRAPIVTVMGHVDHGKTSLLDYIRKTNVIAGEAGGITQHIGAYEVKLENGRKITFLDTPGHEAFTAMRARGAKITDIVIIVVAADDSVMPQTIEAINHASAAGVPIVFAINKIDKPNANVEKIKEQLANMNYLVEDWGGKYQSQEISAKKGVNVDLLLEKVLLEADMLDLKANPQRLAMGAVIESALDKGRGYIAKVLVQNGTLNIGDMVLAGYTWGRVKAMFNERNQPIKTAGPSAPVLLLGLNGAPQAGDKFNVMTDEHEVKNIATKRLQLQREQGLRTQKHITLDEIGRRIAIGDFKELNIIIKGDVDGSIEALADALLKLSTNQVQVNVIHKSVGQISESDVLLASASNAIIIGFQVRPSVSARKLAEQEQIDIRLYSIIYNAINELKSAIEGMHTPEMEEKIICNIEIREVFKITKVGSVAGCMVLDGKVTRNTKIRLIRDGIVVYTGELGSLKRFKDDAKEVNAGYECGLNIANFNDLKVGDIIEGYEQVEVKKKL; encoded by the coding sequence ATGGTAGATGCACCACAAGGATTGCGATTAAGCAAGATCGCAAAAGAGTTTAACATAGGCATTCAGACAATACTGGATTTCCTTAAAAAGAAAGGATTTACTGTTGATGCAAATCCAAATGCTAAAGTTAACAGCGAAATGTATGAGCTGTTAATTAAAGAATTTCAATCAGAAAAAAGCGCAAAGGAAGAATCCAAGCGGCTGAGCGGAATTGCTTTTGCAAAAAAGGAAACGATCACGATTGATGATGCTAAACCTGTCGTTAAACCTAAAGATGCAGAAAAAGAAGAACTTCTGATTAAGGATTCAAACGTAGCCGGCAAAAAGGAAATCTTTAAACTTGAAAAAGAAGAAACGGAAATTAAAGCCCCTAAAGTATTAGGGAAGATAGATAAAGAAAAACTTGAGCCCAAGCCGAAAACAAAAAAGAAAACTGAACCCGAACCGGAAATTGAAAAAAAGGAAACGGTAAAATCAAAAAGTAAAAAAGAAGAAAAAATTGAAACAAAGGAAGAAGTTGTTGCAGAAAAAGAAGAAATAGTTCCTGTAGAAGAAAAAAAGAAAAAAATTCAAAAAGAAGAAGTTCCTGAAGAAGAGAAAAAAGAAGAAAAGATTGTTGCCCCAGTTGAGCCGGATTCTAAAATAAAAGTTATTGGTAAAATTGATTTGGATTCAATGAATACCAAAACAAAACCAGCAAAGAAAACCAAGAAAGAAAAAGAAGCCGAGAAATTAGCAAAGAAAGAAGAAAAGAAAATAAAGAAACCGATTCAGCCTTTAGAGGAAGAAATAATACCTGTTGAAGAAGTAAAAGAAATAGCTGTTGTTGAAATACCGGAAGAAGAAAAAATTATACCGGAAGAAGAGAAGAAAGAATCTCCTGTAAATTTTATACCAACAGAATTCAGAAAACTTGATGGACCTACTATTCTTGGCAAAATGGAATTACCCACTATAAAAGAACCTATCAAAAAACCTATTATCAATTCGAGTGAAGAGATAAAAAATAAAAAGAAGAAAAGAAAACGTATTAAAAAAGAATTTAAGGTCGACCCTTCTAGAAGTGGTGTAAATAATAATATTGAACATCCCAAACATAAAGAGAAGAAATCACATAAAAAAGAACATTTAAAACCTGTAGTTTCGGAAGATGAAATTGAAAAACAGATAAAAGAAACTTTAGCTCGCCTTAGTGGTACAGGTAAATCGAAAGCATCAAAATACCGCCGCCATAAACGCGATATGGTAAACCAGCAGTTCCAGGAAGAAATGGAACGCATAGAAGAAGAAAAGAAAATCATTAAAGTAACGGAATTTGTTACCGCAAATGAATTAGCTTCCATGTTAAATGTTCCTGTAACGCAGATCATTTCAACATGTATGAACCTGGGGCTTTTTGTATCCATCAACCAGCGCATGGATGCAGAAACCCTTACAATAGTTGCCGATGAATTTGGTTATAAAGTGGAATTTGTTAGCGCTGATGTTCAGGATGCAATTAAAGAAGATAAAGATGATGATGATGAAAACAGGATTTCCCGTGCTCCTATTGTTACAGTTATGGGACACGTTGACCATGGAAAAACATCATTGCTCGATTATATAAGGAAAACAAATGTAATTGCCGGAGAAGCAGGAGGAATTACACAACATATTGGGGCATACGAAGTGAAGCTGGAGAATGGCAGAAAAATTACTTTCCTTGATACTCCCGGCCACGAAGCTTTTACAGCCATGCGTGCACGTGGTGCAAAAATTACCGATATTGTTATTATTGTAGTTGCAGCCGATGATAGTGTAATGCCACAAACCATTGAAGCTATTAATCATGCTTCGGCTGCTGGTGTTCCTATTGTGTTTGCGATCAATAAAATTGATAAACCTAATGCCAATGTTGAAAAAATAAAAGAGCAGCTTGCCAATATGAATTATCTTGTTGAAGATTGGGGAGGAAAATACCAGTCGCAGGAAATATCGGCAAAAAAAGGTGTTAATGTTGACCTGCTTTTAGAAAAAGTTTTACTGGAAGCAGATATGCTCGATCTCAAAGCCAATCCTCAAAGGCTTGCAATGGGTGCGGTAATTGAATCAGCTCTTGATAAAGGACGTGGATATATTGCAAAAGTTCTTGTTCAAAATGGAACATTAAATATCGGCGATATGGTTCTGGCAGGTTATACATGGGGGCGTGTTAAGGCCATGTTTAACGAAAGAAATCAGCCAATTAAAACTGCCGGTCCTTCAGCTCCTGTGCTTTTACTGGGTTTGAATGGTGCTCCGCAAGCAGGTGATAAATTTAATGTAATGACTGATGAGCATGAAGTAAAAAATATTGCAACAAAACGTTTGCAACTTCAGCGTGAACAGGGTTTAAGAACACAGAAACATATTACTCTTGATGAAATAGGCAGACGTATAGCCATTGGTGATTTCAAAGAATTAAATATTATTATTAAAGGTGATGTTGATGGTTCTATTGAAGCTCTTGCTGATGCATTACTAAAACTGTCAACAAACCAGGTGCAGGTTAATGTAATTCATAAATCGGTAGGACAAATTTCTGAATCAGATGTATTGCTTGCTTCGGCATCGAATGCAATTATTATCGGGTTCCAGGTTCGTCCATCTGTAAGTGCACGTAAGCTTGCAGAACAGGAACAGATAGATATTCGTTTATACTCCATTATTTATAACGCCATCAATGAGCTGAAATCAGCTATTGAAGGAATGCACACGCCGGAAATGGAAGAAAAGATTATTTGTAATATTGAAATCAGGGAAGTATTTAAAATTACAAAAGTCGGTAGCGTTGCCGGATGTATGGTTCTTGATGGTAAAGTTACACGTAATACCAAAATACGCCTTATCCGTGATGGTATTGTTGTATACACCGGTGAACTCGGATCACTTAAACGTTTTAAAGATGATGCCAAAGAAGTGAATGCCGGTTATGAATGCGGTTTGAATATTGCGAACTTTAATGATCTTAAAGTAGGCGATATTATTGAAGGTTATGAACAGGTAGAGGTAAAGAAAAAATTATAA
- the nusA gene encoding transcription termination factor NusA, producing the protein MEHINLVESFSEFKEFKNIDRATLMRILEEVFRGMLAKKYGSADNFDIIVNVDKGDLEIWRNRTIVDDNAVEDSNQQIAYSEAIKIEPDFEIGEDVSEEFRMEHFGRREILSIRQNLASKILDLEKDNVYKKYKERIGEIVAGEVYQVWKKEILILDDEGIELLLPKSEQIPSDFYRKGDSLRAVVSKVEMKNNTPVIILSRTSPVFLERLFEQEVPEVFDGLITIKNIVRVPGERAKVAVESYDDRIDPVGACVGMKGSRIHGIVRELKNENIDVINYTSNPTLYIQRALSPAKISSIIIHDDTKRADVYLKPDQVSMAIGKGGYNIKLAGKLTGYEIDVYRDAEEDIEDVDLQEFSDEIDQWIIDELKNIGCDTAKSVLEIPVEELVQRTDLEEETIKEVIRILRSEFE; encoded by the coding sequence ATGGAACATATTAATTTAGTTGAATCATTCTCCGAGTTCAAAGAATTTAAAAACATCGACAGGGCAACATTAATGCGTATTCTTGAGGAAGTTTTCAGAGGTATGCTGGCGAAAAAATACGGTTCGGCTGATAACTTCGATATTATTGTAAACGTGGATAAGGGAGACCTTGAAATATGGCGTAATCGTACCATCGTTGACGATAATGCAGTAGAAGATTCAAACCAGCAAATTGCATATTCCGAAGCCATTAAAATAGAACCCGATTTTGAAATTGGTGAAGATGTTTCGGAAGAATTCCGTATGGAACATTTTGGTCGTCGTGAAATACTTTCTATCAGACAGAATCTGGCTTCTAAAATTCTTGATCTTGAAAAAGATAATGTTTATAAAAAATATAAAGAACGTATAGGCGAGATCGTTGCAGGCGAAGTTTACCAGGTTTGGAAAAAAGAAATTCTTATTCTTGATGATGAAGGGATTGAACTTTTACTTCCAAAATCAGAACAAATCCCATCCGATTTCTACAGAAAGGGAGATTCATTAAGAGCAGTGGTTTCAAAAGTAGAAATGAAAAATAATACACCGGTAATAATTTTATCGCGTACATCACCCGTATTTCTTGAACGATTATTTGAACAGGAAGTTCCTGAAGTTTTCGACGGACTTATCACAATTAAAAACATTGTAAGAGTTCCCGGCGAAAGAGCTAAAGTTGCCGTAGAATCTTATGATGACAGGATTGACCCTGTTGGTGCATGCGTTGGTATGAAAGGTTCACGTATTCACGGGATAGTACGAGAATTGAAAAACGAAAATATTGATGTTATCAATTATACATCGAATCCTACTTTATATATTCAGCGTGCATTAAGTCCGGCAAAAATTTCATCGATCATAATTCATGATGATACCAAGCGTGCCGATGTTTATCTTAAGCCAGACCAGGTTTCTATGGCAATAGGAAAAGGCGGGTATAATATTAAGCTTGCCGGAAAACTTACAGGTTATGAAATTGATGTATATCGCGATGCAGAGGAAGACATTGAGGATGTTGACTTACAGGAATTCAGCGACGAGATCGATCAGTGGATTATTGATGAACTGAAAAATATCGGATGCGATACAGCAAAAAGTGTTTTAGAAATACCTGTTGAAGAATTGGTTCAAAGAACCGACCTGGAAGAAGAAACCATTAAAGAAGTAATTCGAATATTAAGGTCAGAGTTTGAATAA